A single region of the Calditrichota bacterium genome encodes:
- a CDS encoding DUF5009 domain-containing protein produces the protein MSNQSDRLISLDMFRGLTIAFMILVNNPGSWSYVYPPLEHAKWNGWTPTDLVFPFFLFIVGVAMAFSLNKRMERGDSFSQLFGKVVRRTVIIFALGLFLGLFPFFHFSTMRIPGVLQRIAIAYFFASLIVLKADKRWQIGWTAILLVGYWLAVKLIPVPGYGAGVLEPTGNLCWYIDSHLLAGHTWSGAPVPGFDPEGILSTIPAIATVMFGVFTGNWLRSSRDKYEKVSGLFVAGNFALFTGIIMNVWLPINKNMWTSSYSVFMAGMAAIFLAMCYWIIDIKGFVRWAKPFVVFGSNAIAVYVLSGIIARITIYTKWTQADGNVISLKTWLFENLFHSWAPDYFASLLYPIAWNLIFLGLMWILYRKKIFIKI, from the coding sequence ATGAGTAATCAATCCGATCGCTTGATCTCTCTCGATATGTTTCGCGGACTAACCATTGCGTTCATGATTCTGGTGAACAATCCTGGCAGTTGGAGCTATGTCTACCCGCCTCTCGAACACGCCAAATGGAATGGCTGGACGCCGACAGATCTGGTCTTCCCGTTTTTTCTGTTCATCGTCGGTGTGGCGATGGCGTTTTCTTTAAATAAAAGAATGGAGCGTGGCGACTCTTTTTCACAATTGTTCGGCAAAGTGGTTCGCCGCACGGTGATTATTTTCGCGCTGGGACTGTTTTTGGGCTTGTTCCCATTTTTTCATTTTTCAACCATGCGCATCCCCGGCGTTTTACAACGCATTGCCATTGCCTATTTTTTTGCTTCGCTAATCGTGCTTAAGGCGGACAAGAGATGGCAAATCGGCTGGACCGCCATTTTGCTCGTCGGTTACTGGTTAGCGGTGAAATTAATTCCTGTGCCTGGCTACGGCGCCGGAGTATTGGAGCCTACGGGAAATTTGTGCTGGTACATCGACAGTCATCTTTTGGCAGGCCATACCTGGTCCGGAGCGCCGGTTCCCGGTTTTGATCCGGAAGGAATTTTGAGCACCATTCCGGCGATTGCGACAGTGATGTTTGGCGTTTTCACCGGAAATTGGCTGCGCAGTTCGCGTGACAAATACGAGAAAGTTTCCGGGCTGTTCGTAGCGGGAAATTTTGCCCTCTTCACCGGGATCATTATGAACGTCTGGCTGCCGATCAACAAAAATATGTGGACGTCAAGCTACTCGGTTTTCATGGCCGGTATGGCGGCAATTTTTCTTGCCATGTGCTACTGGATCATTGACATCAAAGGTTTTGTCCGCTGGGCAAAGCCGTTCGTCGTTTTTGGCAGTAATGCCATCGCCGTTTACGTGCTGTCCGGAATCATCGCCCGCATCACAATTTACACCAAATGGACTCAGGCGGATGGCAATGTAATTTCTTTGAAGACCTGGCTTTTTGAAAATCTTTTTCATTCCTGGGCGCCGGATTATTTTGCGTCCCTGCTCTATCCCATCGCCTGGAATTTAATTTTTCTGGGTTTGATGTGGATTTTGTATCGCAAGAAGATTTTCATCAAAATTTGA